GTCACCGTGAACGTGATGATCCACTCGCTGGTCTCTCTCACTCCCGGTGAGGGTACCGTGCCCTTTCAATGGCAAGGCCGCACCTATCATGCCCAGACGAAGGCGCTCGAAGGCTTCGATGCCACGTTCCGGGAGGCGGCGAAACACAACGTGATGGTTTCCGCGATCCTGCTTGTGGCGAACCCTGCGAGGGATTCCAGCCCCGTCGTAAAGATGCTCGGGCACCCCGATGCCACTGCGGACGGAACCTTTGCCATGCCAAACGTGTGCTCTGAGGAAGGGATCTCCCTCTATGGGGCGATCCTCAATCTGATGGCCGAGCGCTGGTCGCGGCCCGATGGCAAGTATGGCCGCGTGCATCATTGGATCATGCACAATGAGGTCGATGCAGGCTGGGTATGGACGAATGCAGGCCCCAAGCCGGACGTGGTCTTCATGGACCTCTACCAGCGATCGATGCGCCTGATGGACCTGATCGCTCGGCAATACGACCCGAACAGCAAGGCCTTCATCACCCTCACTCATCACTGGGCAAACAAAGGACAGGCCGAGTGGTATGGCTCGAAGCGGCTGATCGACCTGCTGGCGATGAATACCGCCGCGGAAGGAGATTTCCCTTGGGCCCTTGCCTATCACCCTTATCCGCAGAACCTCTTCAATCCCCGCGCATGGGAAGACGAACAGGCGAGCTTCAGCTTCAACTCCGACAAGCTCACACCGAAGAACCTCGAAGTGCTGGATGCGTATATGAAGCAGCCGCAGCTTCTGTATCGCGGCAAGGTCCGCCCGGTCCACCTTTCCGAGAACGGCTTCAATTCGAAGGACTACTCGGCAAAGGAACTCGCTGATCAAGCCGCAGGCATGGCCATGGCTTGGAAAAAGATGGAGAAACTTTCATCCATCGAATCCTGGCAGTACCACAACTGGATCGACAATCGCCACGAAGGAGGACTGAAGATCGGCCTGAGAAAATTCCCCGATGAGCCCGGCGACCCGCTTGGAAAGAAACCGATCTGGCATCTCTACAAGGCGCTCGGGACGCCGGCGGAGGATTCGGTTGCGAAGCCTTGCCTGGAGGTCATCGGGATCAAGGACTGGAGCGAGGTGATCCATCAGGGACCTTTCGCCAATTGAGAACTGCCTCGCTGTCCAGAGGGATTATCCTACCACTCTGACCTCATCTGCTTGCACCAGCTTGCGGATGCCCTCCGGCGTTTGCAGGAGCAGTTCCCCGCCATCGCCGATGCCTTTCACGGTGCCATGCAGCGCTCCGTCGGCGGCGATGAGGCTCACCTCTTTTCCAGTGAGCGCGCAGCGCACCCGGAAGTGTCGCATCAGTTCATCGAAATCCTGACCGATCTTCGATTGCCAGACGCCGAAGCGCTCAAGCACCGCCGCGAGCACCATGGGTAAAAGGGGCGCTTCCCCGCATTCCAAGGCCAGCGAGGTGGCGCTGTCCGCAAGCACTTCAGGGAACTCCATCACGCCGACGTTGATCCCGATTCCCGCGACGACAAAGTCTTCTCCTGCCTCGACCAGGATCCCGGCGATCTTCTTGCCGCCGACCCACACGTCATTCGGCCATTTTACCTCGGCCGCGATGCCGAAGCGGTCCAATCCTTCTGCCACGGCAAGCCCCGCGGCAAGCGAAAGACGCGGCCACAGTGCCTTGTTCTCCGATGGACGTAGTAGCACCGTAAAAGCGAGGCCTTCGCCGGGAGGACAAACCCATGCCGCGCCGCGCCGGCCGCGCCCGGCTTCCTGCTTTCCTGCAACCACCACGACGCCTGCTGCCGCGCCTTCCCGGCCCAGCAGTCGCGCATCGTCATTCGTGGAGCCGGTGGATTCCCGGTAGTCCAGCCGATAGCCTTCTGGAAGGGCGGTATCTGTCCAAGGCTCGCTCATTCGCGTTTCACGAAGTCCAGCGCCAGATCCATCGCCTCCACGGAGTGCGTGATCGCGCCTACGGAAATGAAATCCACACCGGTTTCCGCAATTCCTGCCACGGTCTTCAGGGTGACACCGCCGCTTGCTTCCAGCTTCGGTGTGGAGCGCTCGCCGCGCAGTTCCACCGCTTGGCGGAGTTCTTCCAGCGTCATGTTATCCAGGAGAATGTAATCCACCCCTTCCATGCTCAGGAAAGCCTCGACCTGTTCCAGTGAGTCGGCTTCGAGCTCGACCTCCACCTCGGGATGGTCGGCCTTCAGGCGGCGGATCGCCTCTTGGAGTTCTTCCAGTCGGCCTTCCGCCACAAGGTGATTGTCCTTCACCATCACGCGGTCGTAGAGGCCCATGCGATGGTTCGTGCCTCCTCCGTGGGTGACGGCCAGCTTGTCGAGATAGCGCCAGCCCGGGATGGTTTTCCGGGTATCGAGGATCTCGGCATTGGTGCCGCGGACGGCATCGACATACTGGCGGGTGGCGGTGGCCACGCCGCTCATCCGCTGCATGAAATTCAGCACCGTGCGCTCCGCGGTCAGCACCGAGCGTGCAGGCCCTTCGACCTTCATGATGTAGGCACCCTCCGCGATCCGGTCGCCGTCGTTGACCAGCAGCCCGGCCTCGATGGAGGGATCGATTTTTCGGAGTACCGCCAGCGCGATCTCCCCTCCGGACAGCACTCCCGTTTCCCGGGCCACGATGAATCCGGTCGCCTTGCGGTCTTCCGGGACGAAATACAGCGATGTCAGATCCCCGGCTCCTATGTCTTCTTCAAGGGCCGCATCGATCAATCGCTCCACGCTTTTTTCCACGCGCGGAAGGTAGGTCGAACCCGGCATTTCAGGCAATCGGGGAATTTCTAGAGCAGTGGTCCCCGGGAATTCGTTAGCCCACCACGCTCACCACGATTTCCCGCTGGTGTGGAGCACGCCGATGTTCGAAAAGAAAGATCCCCTGCCAGGTTCCCAAAGCCATTTGCCCGTCCATGATCGGGATCACCTCGCTGGTCCGGGTCAAGGCCATGCGGATGTGGCTCGGCATGTCGTCCGGGCCTTCGTAAGTGTGGACGAAGTAAGGGGTGTCTTCCGGCACCAAGTGATCAAAGAAGGCCTCCAGATCCCGGCGTGCGCTGGGATCGGCATTCTCCATGATCACCAGACTGGCCGAGGTGTGGCGGACGAAGACGGTCACCGTGCCGGTCTGAATCCCGCTGCGCCGGACGATCCCGGCGACCTCTCCGGTGATTTCGAAGGTGCCTTTTCCCCGGGTGCGGACTTGGAAGCTCTCGGCATGCGCGGCCATGGCGGCAGCAAAGACGGGCAAGCGGGTGAATGGCAACGAAGAAGCGAAGCAGCCAAGAACCGTCTCGTAAGTGCATCTTTCGTGCTGAAGCTTGATCTCCCCTGCCCTCGCGCTTGCCATGCCCCCGGTCGCGTGGTGTATCGCTAGGGAAACAAAAGATGAACCGCCGCCACTTCCTCACTACCGCCGCGTTTGCGAGTGCCGCCTTCTCGATCTCCGCCCAAGAGGAAAAGGATCCATCTGGAAAACCTCGGAAGAGCGTGGTTCTGGTGCCCGGCAAGGCGACCGCCGCCTCCGTATCTCCTTCGAACCGCATCGGCGTGTCATCCTATTCCTTCTGGGGCTTCCAGCGCGAGGAACTAAGGGACATTCCGACCTGCATCGATCATGCGGCGCGCATGGGCTTCGATGGCTTCGAGATCCTGCAGCGCCAGCTCTTCACTCCGGAGTCGACGCCGGACAATGCCCAACTGCAGAAGATCAAGCGGCACGCTTTCATCAATGGCCTCGATCTCATGGGCTACTCGACCCACCAGGGCTTCCTCTCGCCGGACCAGGCGAAGCGCGATGCGCAGATCAAGCACACCATCGATTGCATCGAACAGGCGTATGCCCTGGGCATCCCGACGATGCGGGTGAACTCAGGCACCTGGGGCACCTCGAAAGACTTCGATGACCTGATGGCGAAGCGCGGCGTGGAGCAGCCCATCGAAGGCTATACCGAGGAAGATGCCTACAAGTGGGTCATCGACTCTTATCAGAAGATCCTTCCCACCGCGGAGAAGTGCGGCGTGGTGATGGGTCTCGAGAACCACTGGGGCCTCGGCGTGACACCCGAGGGCGTGAAGCGCGTGGTGGATACCATCAATTCGCCCTGGCTAAAGGTGACGCTCGATACCGGCAACTTCCTTGAAGACCCCTACGAGCGCCTGTCGAAGCTGGCGAAGGACACGGTGCTGCTTCAGGCGAAGACCTACTTCGGCGGTGGTGTCTGGTACACGCTGGACCTCGACTACCCGCGCATCGCGAAGATCATGAAGGAAGCGGGCTACACCGGCTACGTCTCGCTGGAGTTCGAGGGCAAGGAAGATCCGCTCACTGCGATTCCCAAGAGCTTGGCCTTGCTCCGGAACGCCTTTGCGTGATCGTGGGGCATGGAGAATGCGGGAAAGCTGCTTGTCTTCGCCGGCATCGGCCTGGCCGTGCTCGGCTGCGTGCTTTGGTTCGCCGGAGGCAAGGGCTGGCTCTCATGGATCGGCCGCCTGCCCGGTGACATCCGGGTGGAGGGCGACAAGGGCGGCTTCTACTTCCCGATCGTAACCTGCATCCTCGTCAGCGCCGTGCTCAGTGGTGTGATGGCGCTGGTGAGGAAATTTTTCGAGTAAAGGCCGGAGGCTACTTCTTCAAGATCACCAACAGCGGACGGTGATCGCTCGCGCCGGCGACGGCTTCGTTATCGATGATCTTCGAGTGATCCCACTCGATCGAGCGGCGGAGGGCTTGGGAGACCAGCACGTAGTCGATGCGGGTGTATGTGTCCTGATAGTCCCAGTAGTGGGTCCAGTATTGGCCGCGGGAATCCTTCAGGGCGATCATGTTCAGGGACATGGATCCCCTGCCGGAGCCGTGCACCGTTTTCATGGTGGGGCTATTCCGCGTGTCATTGAAATCGCCATAGACGACGAGCCGTGCCTGCGGATCGGCCTCAAGGATCGAGTCGATCTCGCGGCGCAGCAGATGAGCTTCCTGGCGGCGCATTTCTTCCTGATCTCCGTCCTCGACCTCGCGCTTCGACTTCAAGTGCACACCGAGAAAACGGAAGGCGCCTGCGGGCGTGTCGATGGACGCATCGAGAATCCCCCGCAGCATGGCATATTCCCTGCCGCCGAGATGGTAGCTCAGGTTCTCGTGAGCCACGGTTTTGCCGATCGGATAGCGGGAAAGAATCACCAGGCTGCGGGTGAGATCGGAGCCGCGGTTCAGATAGAAATGCGGGAGCTCCATCCCAGCATCCGAAAGATACTTTTGTAGATCTTTCACATCTCTCTCATTCCCTATCTCGGAAATGCCGAGGATATCCGGCTTTGCGGAAAGAATCGCCTCGGTGACCTTGCGGCGCTCTGCTTCCGGCTTTGGCGTGCCGGGCACCAGCTTCCGATCCACGTAGCGGTCCGTGGTCAGCCAGTTTTCCACATTGTAGGTGACCAGACGGACCAGCGCTCCCTTAGCGGCGGCCTCCGCCTTTGCCACCGGACCCGCAGATGCGGGAGAGGATGCCGGTTTCGGCGCGCTGGCAAGTGCGGGTGCGAGGGCCGGGGTCGACTGCGATTGCCCGGTCCAATCGCCGCCCTGATCCCTCTCCTTGCAGGAGGTGCCAGCTGCTACCAAGAAAAACGCCCCGAGGAAACCCGGGGCGTTCTTGAGAATGATGGGAAGGTTCCGGAGCTCCATCGCTCAGGCCTTGTCGTGGGCCTCTTTGCCGGCGGCTTCCTTGACGCGGACTTCCTCTTCAGAGCGAGTGATCTCGCGCTCGAAATCCTCGCGGGCCTTTTTGAATTCGCCCATGCTTTTGCCCACACCGCGGGCAAGTTCAGGCAGCTTTTTGGCACCGAAGAGGAGGAGCACGATCAGAAAGATAACGATCATCTCCTGGCCTCCAAGGCCGCCGA
This portion of the Luteolibacter luteus genome encodes:
- a CDS encoding DUF5722 domain-containing protein, producing MRSLRRCATLLLLLPSLLHADTLLKLEPFSGPDPAFLEPLPGTVELHAGMSVRATPQGQPQPGDLVLEMEYFCAGGVPGFTLLPGPPFEAKTARPSPPLGHSETWSRYAARIAPPGNPLPENWQQLRLDLPLPKDRVLQIRNARLRPETPGEFDKAAANPKSSADKDALDRYLAAKFPASVDSVSITDKEISIAGQADKEAADLFLADIPMDVVLDSPQSWEDLIPVKAGPDGRFSFSLPRHRQRGGLTYDRLSSRWQLVKKTAAGIHPLSHARYAESVAPRYPDLPPAAPKNKKGLGGWHLGWLPEELDELGISAVTVNVMIHSLVSLTPGEGTVPFQWQGRTYHAQTKALEGFDATFREAAKHNVMVSAILLVANPARDSSPVVKMLGHPDATADGTFAMPNVCSEEGISLYGAILNLMAERWSRPDGKYGRVHHWIMHNEVDAGWVWTNAGPKPDVVFMDLYQRSMRLMDLIARQYDPNSKAFITLTHHWANKGQAEWYGSKRLIDLLAMNTAAEGDFPWALAYHPYPQNLFNPRAWEDEQASFSFNSDKLTPKNLEVLDAYMKQPQLLYRGKVRPVHLSENGFNSKDYSAKELADQAAGMAMAWKKMEKLSSIESWQYHNWIDNRHEGGLKIGLRKFPDEPGDPLGKKPIWHLYKALGTPAEDSVAKPCLEVIGIKDWSEVIHQGPFAN
- a CDS encoding biotin--[acetyl-CoA-carboxylase] ligase, translated to MSEPWTDTALPEGYRLDYRESTGSTNDDARLLGREGAAAGVVVVAGKQEAGRGRRGAAWVCPPGEGLAFTVLLRPSENKALWPRLSLAAGLAVAEGLDRFGIAAEVKWPNDVWVGGKKIAGILVEAGEDFVVAGIGINVGVMEFPEVLADSATSLALECGEAPLLPMVLAAVLERFGVWQSKIGQDFDELMRHFRVRCALTGKEVSLIAADGALHGTVKGIGDGGELLLQTPEGIRKLVQADEVRVVG
- the nadC gene encoding carboxylating nicotinate-nucleotide diphosphorylase → MPGSTYLPRVEKSVERLIDAALEEDIGAGDLTSLYFVPEDRKATGFIVARETGVLSGGEIALAVLRKIDPSIEAGLLVNDGDRIAEGAYIMKVEGPARSVLTAERTVLNFMQRMSGVATATRQYVDAVRGTNAEILDTRKTIPGWRYLDKLAVTHGGGTNHRMGLYDRVMVKDNHLVAEGRLEELQEAIRRLKADHPEVEVELEADSLEQVEAFLSMEGVDYILLDNMTLEELRQAVELRGERSTPKLEASGGVTLKTVAGIAETGVDFISVGAITHSVEAMDLALDFVKRE
- a CDS encoding secondary thiamine-phosphate synthase enzyme YjbQ, with product MAAHAESFQVRTRGKGTFEITGEVAGIVRRSGIQTGTVTVFVRHTSASLVIMENADPSARRDLEAFFDHLVPEDTPYFVHTYEGPDDMPSHIRMALTRTSEVIPIMDGQMALGTWQGIFLFEHRRAPHQREIVVSVVG
- a CDS encoding sugar phosphate isomerase/epimerase family protein, which translates into the protein MNRRHFLTTAAFASAAFSISAQEEKDPSGKPRKSVVLVPGKATAASVSPSNRIGVSSYSFWGFQREELRDIPTCIDHAARMGFDGFEILQRQLFTPESTPDNAQLQKIKRHAFINGLDLMGYSTHQGFLSPDQAKRDAQIKHTIDCIEQAYALGIPTMRVNSGTWGTSKDFDDLMAKRGVEQPIEGYTEEDAYKWVIDSYQKILPTAEKCGVVMGLENHWGLGVTPEGVKRVVDTINSPWLKVTLDTGNFLEDPYERLSKLAKDTVLLQAKTYFGGGVWYTLDLDYPRIAKIMKEAGYTGYVSLEFEGKEDPLTAIPKSLALLRNAFA
- a CDS encoding DUF2905 domain-containing protein is translated as MENAGKLLVFAGIGLAVLGCVLWFAGGKGWLSWIGRLPGDIRVEGDKGGFYFPIVTCILVSAVLSGVMALVRKFFE
- a CDS encoding endonuclease/exonuclease/phosphatase family protein; its protein translation is MELRNLPIILKNAPGFLGAFFLVAAGTSCKERDQGGDWTGQSQSTPALAPALASAPKPASSPASAGPVAKAEAAAKGALVRLVTYNVENWLTTDRYVDRKLVPGTPKPEAERRKVTEAILSAKPDILGISEIGNERDVKDLQKYLSDAGMELPHFYLNRGSDLTRSLVILSRYPIGKTVAHENLSYHLGGREYAMLRGILDASIDTPAGAFRFLGVHLKSKREVEDGDQEEMRRQEAHLLRREIDSILEADPQARLVVYGDFNDTRNSPTMKTVHGSGRGSMSLNMIALKDSRGQYWTHYWDYQDTYTRIDYVLVSQALRRSIEWDHSKIIDNEAVAGASDHRPLLVILKK
- a CDS encoding Sec-independent protein translocase subunit TatA/TatB — its product is MNTSLAFIGGLGGQEMIVIFLIVLLLFGAKKLPELARGVGKSMGEFKKAREDFEREITRSEEEVRVKEAAGKEAHDKA